A part of Nitrospira sp. genomic DNA contains:
- a CDS encoding peptidylprolyl isomerase: MRHTTLLLQTLSGCCAILFLTVACASAGDHKKGASPMTVSNGTHVTLAYTLKLEDQSVVDTNVGGEPLKVTQGSHQLISGVEKQLEGMAVGEKKQFTVAPAEGYGAVDPNAFQEIDKKAVPPDSHKVGAQLEGKTPDGRKVFPRISEVKNDTVVLDFNHPLAGKTLHFDVQVLDVAQAASTK; this comes from the coding sequence GTGAGACATACGACCCTGTTACTTCAGACACTCTCTGGTTGCTGCGCCATTCTTTTTCTGACCGTTGCCTGTGCCTCTGCGGGAGACCACAAGAAAGGAGCATCGCCCATGACCGTCTCGAACGGAACACACGTCACGTTGGCATACACCCTTAAGCTGGAAGATCAATCCGTCGTCGATACCAATGTCGGCGGGGAACCGTTGAAAGTCACCCAAGGCAGTCATCAGCTCATTTCTGGAGTTGAGAAACAACTGGAAGGCATGGCTGTCGGCGAGAAAAAGCAGTTCACCGTCGCCCCAGCGGAGGGCTATGGCGCCGTCGACCCGAACGCGTTCCAGGAGATCGACAAAAAAGCCGTGCCACCGGATTCACACAAGGTAGGAGCACAGCTGGAAGGGAAAACCCCCGATGGGCGCAAAGTCTTTCCGCGTATCTCCGAAGTGAAGAACGACACCGTCGTGCTCGACTTCAACCATCCACTCGCCGGCAAGACGCTCCACTTCGACGTGCAAGTCCTGGATGTCGCGCAAGCGGCATCGACGAAGTGA
- a CDS encoding CHAT domain-containing protein, translated as MSSKQRGTKSSDADRWVHDMDWDEFEAQLSRSTRGGKSRAVSDQALRDHFGQEKFDRLKQLAERVRVVRRKREPLRGNIIFIPGIMGSELTVTEDGDDDLIWVSFPRLIWGGIEKLQLTKDGMQEADSQLRVQPSGLDKDSYAEAVLWLKAYWNVEPFAYDWRKDMDKAAEWLKDLVESKYKDQPVHLVAHSMGGLVSRNFIRLYPKVWKAMLEPKKVQGGRLIMLGTPNYGSHAIANAMVAGDKLVRRLAAADLHHNLNEVLEILNGFVGSYQLLPSPTKLLASEQKLYESSMWGRYPIVNAHLQRAKKFHADLEAAVTIDPDRMAYIAGCNQETLAGVRIDGPGQFEFDVTFKGDGRVTHALGLLPGVPTYYVDEIHGDLQKHEQVLEAVDEILRTGKTGALSTEPVAARAVRSMTSARVRAVRDRQDAEQIRQIAEATKADRSTAAERRRAETLLRQAIMVQAPPGSRTATDGATTKTAGGRKKTAPPQEPIALKVEVIHGDIRDIKAPAVVVGHYRAVPPVRAVGALDEALDFWISKAVKRGIIGGGLGEVFLIPSTHKSLAADSVILAGMGEYGRFNREDVDLLFANVTYGVTALGWREFVTVVVGSGEGNLSLEQAIVGMLAGVGSALRRLEGHGQGQLETLRIVEKDKTRFKTIHGLLERIAKNQEGGLKLKVIPREVRERTHRQTKPQPERFDQMEGSRVTIERDRDQFRFAAITKQAVIPVREITVNSSYADGAADLLKESRTLEEQHKYGKLLHSYLMPDDFQDMIDMTPLTLIVDRSTAAFPWEMAAFERHGKVVFYGPGRQATRQFRTTLSGAPGLVAAPIPNRLRVLVIADPAPEADLQLPGAREEGRAVVKILREMKEEQGLDITIEQRIGANECDPVELLALILSEEFDLIHYSGHGDFDEKNPAKSGWIFGKDNILSAREIFRARRVPRLIFANACFSGVIRSGTPFTLQESNRNLAGLAQAFFERGVQNYIGTGWPVDDAAALEFARVFYTEALFGDELGISLSKAREAIITRGSTWGAYQHYGQATATLVAKSQKKPACEQ; from the coding sequence ATGAGCTCAAAGCAGCGAGGGACCAAATCAAGCGATGCGGATCGGTGGGTCCACGATATGGATTGGGATGAGTTTGAGGCACAGCTATCCCGCTCCACACGTGGTGGAAAATCACGAGCGGTGTCTGACCAGGCCTTGCGGGATCACTTTGGCCAAGAAAAGTTTGACCGGCTCAAGCAGCTGGCGGAGCGGGTTCGGGTGGTTCGTCGAAAACGGGAGCCACTGCGGGGCAATATCATCTTCATTCCCGGCATCATGGGGTCTGAGTTGACAGTCACGGAGGATGGGGATGATGACCTCATCTGGGTTAGTTTTCCTAGACTGATCTGGGGAGGCATCGAGAAACTCCAACTCACCAAGGATGGGATGCAGGAAGCGGATTCACAATTGCGGGTGCAACCCAGCGGGCTCGATAAGGACAGTTATGCAGAGGCGGTGCTGTGGCTGAAAGCCTACTGGAACGTCGAGCCGTTTGCATACGATTGGCGGAAAGATATGGATAAGGCTGCCGAATGGCTCAAAGACTTGGTCGAATCGAAGTATAAGGACCAGCCAGTTCATCTGGTGGCCCATTCGATGGGAGGCTTGGTATCACGGAATTTCATTCGGCTCTATCCCAAGGTTTGGAAGGCCATGCTGGAGCCGAAGAAGGTGCAGGGTGGCCGGCTCATCATGCTGGGCACACCGAACTACGGGTCGCACGCGATTGCCAATGCGATGGTGGCCGGAGACAAGCTCGTACGCCGATTGGCGGCGGCAGACCTGCACCATAACTTGAACGAGGTCCTTGAGATCTTGAATGGATTCGTGGGGAGTTATCAATTGCTTCCGTCGCCTACCAAGCTTCTAGCGTCAGAGCAAAAACTCTATGAGAGCAGCATGTGGGGCCGCTATCCCATCGTCAATGCGCACCTGCAGCGGGCCAAGAAGTTCCATGCGGATCTTGAGGCGGCTGTGACGATCGACCCTGACCGTATGGCGTACATCGCTGGCTGTAATCAAGAAACTCTGGCCGGTGTGAGGATTGATGGTCCCGGCCAGTTCGAGTTTGACGTGACCTTCAAAGGCGATGGCCGCGTCACCCATGCGTTGGGATTGTTGCCCGGTGTGCCGACGTACTATGTCGATGAAATCCATGGTGATCTCCAGAAACACGAGCAGGTGCTCGAAGCCGTCGATGAGATCTTACGAACCGGCAAGACCGGCGCACTCAGTACAGAGCCGGTTGCCGCTCGAGCTGTCCGTTCCATGACCTCTGCTCGAGTCCGTGCCGTTCGGGACCGTCAAGATGCTGAGCAGATTCGGCAGATAGCCGAAGCGACTAAAGCTGACCGAAGTACTGCGGCCGAGCGCCGTCGAGCCGAGACCTTGCTGAGGCAAGCCATCATGGTCCAGGCGCCTCCGGGATCCAGGACTGCGACCGATGGAGCGACCACGAAGACTGCTGGAGGACGCAAGAAAACAGCTCCGCCACAGGAGCCCATCGCCCTGAAGGTCGAGGTGATCCATGGGGACATTCGTGACATCAAGGCGCCAGCAGTCGTGGTAGGCCATTACCGAGCGGTGCCGCCGGTGCGGGCCGTGGGCGCGTTAGATGAGGCCCTCGACTTCTGGATTTCCAAGGCGGTCAAGCGGGGCATCATCGGCGGAGGACTGGGCGAAGTGTTTCTCATCCCCAGCACGCACAAGTCACTGGCCGCTGATTCGGTCATCTTGGCTGGCATGGGGGAGTATGGGCGGTTCAATCGTGAAGACGTGGATCTCTTGTTTGCCAACGTCACGTACGGTGTCACGGCGTTGGGATGGCGTGAGTTTGTGACGGTCGTCGTCGGATCCGGAGAGGGCAATTTGTCTCTAGAGCAAGCGATCGTCGGTATGTTGGCAGGAGTGGGGTCGGCGCTCCGACGGCTTGAGGGGCACGGGCAGGGGCAGCTTGAGACCCTGCGGATTGTTGAGAAGGACAAGACCCGCTTCAAGACGATTCACGGGCTATTAGAAAGGATCGCCAAGAATCAGGAGGGCGGTCTGAAGCTGAAGGTCATTCCAAGAGAGGTGCGTGAGCGAACCCATCGCCAGACGAAACCGCAACCGGAACGGTTCGACCAGATGGAAGGCAGCCGCGTGACAATCGAGCGGGATCGTGATCAGTTCCGATTCGCCGCCATCACCAAACAAGCGGTGATCCCGGTTCGGGAAATCACGGTTAACTCCTCATACGCGGACGGGGCGGCTGACCTTCTCAAGGAATCACGTACCCTGGAGGAGCAGCACAAATATGGGAAGTTGCTGCATAGCTATCTCATGCCGGACGATTTTCAGGACATGATCGACATGACGCCGCTTACCCTGATCGTCGACCGATCGACCGCAGCCTTTCCTTGGGAGATGGCAGCCTTCGAGCGGCATGGGAAGGTGGTGTTCTACGGACCGGGGCGGCAAGCGACTCGCCAATTTCGGACCACCTTGTCTGGTGCGCCGGGACTCGTTGCTGCGCCCATTCCAAACCGTCTCCGGGTCCTCGTCATTGCCGACCCAGCGCCGGAGGCCGACCTGCAATTGCCGGGTGCGCGTGAGGAAGGGCGGGCGGTTGTGAAGATCTTACGAGAGATGAAAGAGGAGCAGGGTCTGGACATCACGATCGAACAACGGATCGGGGCGAATGAATGTGATCCGGTTGAACTGCTCGCCTTGATCCTGAGCGAGGAATTCGACCTGATTCATTACTCGGGCCATGGCGACTTCGACGAGAAAAATCCGGCGAAGAGTGGATGGATCTTCGGTAAGGACAACATTCTGTCGGCCCGAGAGATTTTCCGGGCCAGGCGTGTGCCACGGCTCATCTTTGCGAACGCCTGTTTCTCCGGTGTCATTCGATCAGGCACACCCTTTACGCTGCAGGAGTCCAATCGCAACCTTGCCGGGCTGGCCCAGGCGTTTTTCGAGCGAGGTGTTCAGAACTACATAGGCACCGGTTGGCCCGTGGACGATGCCGCAGCCTTGGAGTTTGCCAGGGTGTTCTACACGGAAGCGCTGTTCGGTGATGAGTTAGGGATCTCTTTATCGAAGGCCAGAGAGGCGATTATCACAAGGGGATCTACGTGGGGAGCCTATCAACATTATGGCCAAGCTACCGCGACACTTGTTGCCAAATCACAGAAGAAACCAGCCTGTGAACAGTAG
- a CDS encoding caspase family protein: protein MAKRAVLIGINKYQVPGSDLNGCVNDVKNLSGVLKTYYGFTEKDITTLTDLKATKKAMQAAIQKLIKSGKKGDTLLLHYSGYGSNVPDNNGDEADNRDEILCPTDLNWKDTFRDDSLRKAFNKLRKGVNLTVIMDCCHSGTITRIITPPDVPRRERFLPCPLDLMATESGRRLRGTLRGQLGKAPRGRKRKSDIVHADIPEMLISGCRATQTSADAHIGGTYNGALTYYLVESIKEVEGTLTYRELHQRTMAKLKAEDFDQVPQLEGQRTSFNRQFLS, encoded by the coding sequence ATGGCAAAACGAGCGGTGCTCATCGGGATCAATAAGTATCAGGTTCCAGGGTCTGATCTGAATGGGTGTGTCAATGACGTAAAGAATCTGAGTGGGGTGCTGAAAACCTATTACGGTTTTACGGAGAAGGATATTACAACCCTCACCGACCTCAAGGCCACTAAGAAGGCCATGCAGGCGGCAATTCAGAAACTCATCAAGAGCGGGAAGAAGGGCGACACCTTGTTGCTCCATTACTCAGGGTACGGATCGAATGTTCCGGATAATAATGGTGATGAAGCGGACAACCGTGATGAGATCCTGTGTCCCACGGATTTGAATTGGAAGGACACCTTCCGTGATGATTCGCTTCGCAAAGCGTTCAACAAGCTACGCAAGGGTGTCAACCTCACCGTCATCATGGACTGTTGCCATTCCGGCACGATCACTCGGATTATCACGCCCCCCGATGTGCCAAGAAGAGAACGGTTCCTCCCCTGTCCCCTTGATCTGATGGCAACCGAGTCTGGCCGGAGACTGCGAGGCACACTTCGTGGTCAGCTGGGGAAAGCTCCACGCGGACGGAAGCGAAAAAGCGATATCGTTCACGCCGATATTCCCGAGATGTTGATCTCGGGCTGCCGCGCTACGCAAACGTCGGCCGACGCCCATATCGGAGGAACGTATAACGGGGCTCTGACTTATTACCTCGTTGAGTCGATCAAAGAAGTCGAAGGCACGCTGACCTATCGCGAATTGCACCAACGCACCATGGCCAAACTGAAGGCGGAAGACTTCGATCAGGTTCCTCAACTAGAAGGACAGCGCACCTCGTTCAATCGCCAATTTCTCAGCTAG
- a CDS encoding DUF4071 domain-containing protein encodes MKPHAFVAMPFGTKKDSQGAEIDFNHVYDELIKPALETAGVEVFRSDKDERAGDIRTDMFQELLIADLVVADLTLDNPNVWYELGVRHALRARGVILICGGQVTTAFDLYTDRKLRYSIKNGKPDLATIEQDKRSLTDMVMATMESWRDRKVSPVYHLLPNLQEPDWKSLRVGDVQEFWDQHEAWEQRIALARKAGHIGDVLVLADEAPVAAFRVEAWITAGQALRKAEHFTFGLEQVERGLSLEPRNLKGLLEKGICLQRLAMEGKSGYSLDRVRSHYHEVLKSFPNDPETWALLGRVDKDAWVASWHRPGNSPKQMREEAAYEDALLRAAIESYSMAYRRNPGHFYSGINALTLMHLYQYLTSNPRYDKEMATMAGAVRFAAECPQNDGQQFWALATLGDLEVLVGKPETTKAAYKDAIAKNEQDWSSLESCLMQLQLFKDIGFRLDCVEAGLAVFGRALQKLTKPEDRWKPRHVFLFSGHMIDAPTRPTPRLPSSKEPVAARRTADAIENLGAGPEDLALTLGGCGGDLLFTEACQQRGVKVQWLQPFDEPTFIQKSVVCGGEAWRGRYLDVQAKLTMEIRSTSDQLGPPPKGVDPYERCNLWLLYTALSYGIRKVQFVCLWDGGEGDGRGGTAHMYGEVNRRTGQVTWIDTRIL; translated from the coding sequence GTGAAACCCCATGCTTTTGTCGCTATGCCGTTCGGTACCAAGAAGGACAGTCAAGGTGCGGAGATCGACTTCAATCATGTTTATGACGAGTTGATCAAGCCGGCTCTGGAAACTGCAGGGGTTGAAGTATTCCGGTCCGATAAAGATGAGCGAGCCGGCGACATTCGCACGGATATGTTTCAGGAGCTGCTCATCGCTGATCTGGTGGTTGCCGACCTCACTCTCGACAATCCGAATGTTTGGTACGAACTCGGTGTACGTCATGCGCTGCGAGCCCGGGGTGTCATCTTGATCTGCGGAGGACAGGTGACGACGGCATTTGATCTCTACACCGATCGCAAGCTCCGTTACAGCATTAAAAACGGCAAACCAGATTTGGCAACGATTGAGCAGGATAAGAGGAGCCTGACCGACATGGTCATGGCCACCATGGAATCGTGGCGCGACCGCAAGGTGAGTCCAGTCTATCATCTTCTACCAAATCTGCAGGAGCCTGATTGGAAGTCGCTTCGCGTCGGCGACGTGCAAGAGTTTTGGGATCAACATGAGGCGTGGGAGCAGCGTATTGCCTTGGCACGAAAAGCCGGACACATCGGTGATGTGTTGGTGCTGGCTGATGAGGCACCGGTGGCTGCTTTTCGCGTGGAAGCTTGGATCACGGCCGGTCAAGCGCTGCGTAAGGCTGAACATTTCACGTTTGGATTAGAACAGGTCGAACGGGGACTTTCGTTGGAACCGCGGAATCTTAAGGGTCTCCTAGAGAAGGGGATCTGCCTTCAGCGGCTTGCAATGGAAGGCAAGTCGGGATATTCATTAGACCGTGTGCGGTCTCATTATCATGAGGTGCTCAAGTCTTTTCCGAACGATCCTGAGACGTGGGCCTTGCTCGGCCGAGTGGATAAAGATGCGTGGGTCGCGTCGTGGCATCGACCAGGCAACAGTCCGAAACAAATGAGAGAGGAAGCTGCTTACGAGGATGCACTACTGCGGGCCGCGATCGAAAGCTATTCTATGGCCTATCGCCGTAATCCTGGTCATTTTTACTCCGGTATCAATGCCCTCACGTTAATGCATTTGTACCAATATTTGACGAGCAATCCACGGTACGACAAAGAAATGGCGACCATGGCTGGGGCCGTGCGATTTGCCGCTGAATGTCCGCAGAATGATGGGCAACAGTTCTGGGCCCTTGCCACCCTCGGCGATCTAGAAGTCCTTGTCGGGAAACCAGAAACCACGAAGGCTGCCTATAAGGACGCGATTGCCAAGAATGAACAAGATTGGTCTTCTTTGGAATCATGCTTGATGCAGTTGCAGCTATTTAAGGACATAGGATTCCGATTGGATTGTGTGGAGGCTGGACTTGCCGTCTTTGGCCGAGCCTTACAGAAACTCACGAAGCCGGAAGACCGGTGGAAGCCAAGGCACGTGTTCCTCTTCAGTGGCCATATGATTGATGCTCCGACTAGACCGACTCCAAGGTTACCCAGCTCAAAGGAGCCGGTTGCAGCTCGGAGGACTGCCGACGCGATTGAAAACCTTGGCGCGGGCCCAGAAGATCTTGCGTTGACTCTTGGTGGCTGTGGTGGGGATCTCTTGTTCACCGAGGCCTGTCAGCAGCGAGGAGTAAAGGTGCAGTGGCTGCAGCCATTCGATGAACCAACTTTTATACAAAAATCAGTGGTGTGTGGTGGTGAAGCATGGCGAGGTCGTTATCTGGATGTACAGGCTAAACTCACCATGGAAATTCGGTCAACCTCGGACCAACTCGGTCCTCCACCGAAGGGTGTTGATCCTTACGAACGCTGCAACCTCTGGCTACTCTATACAGCCTTGTCCTATGGGATCAGGAAAGTACAGTTTGTTTGTCTCTGGGATGGTGGTGAGGGCGATGGCCGTGGCGGCACTGCACATATGTATGGAGAAGTGAATCGCCGAACCGGACAAGTCACCTGGATCGACACCAGAATTCTCTAG
- a CDS encoding DUF4231 domain-containing protein gives MLKKPKDHEQMRAEMGTLIDALELPELNKQFLRARWLEQVIWMDEKAWESVLRHNILRLTTIIGGVIVPALVSWNVGVGVGADLVKTLTVIVSLVVALSAAVEEFFHYGERWRHYRRIVEALKSEGWQFFQLSGPYANQTHVLAYPAFAARVEELSREEVETYMTQVFKAIKDEDDKTPSVK, from the coding sequence ATGCTGAAGAAGCCAAAAGATCATGAACAGATGCGGGCCGAAATGGGGACCCTTATTGACGCGCTGGAGTTGCCGGAGCTGAACAAGCAGTTTCTCCGGGCGCGCTGGCTGGAGCAGGTCATCTGGATGGATGAGAAGGCCTGGGAGTCCGTGCTGCGGCATAATATCTTACGGCTCACGACGATCATCGGCGGCGTGATCGTGCCGGCGTTGGTGAGTTGGAACGTTGGAGTTGGTGTCGGCGCTGATCTGGTCAAAACGCTCACCGTGATCGTCAGCCTTGTGGTGGCGCTGAGCGCGGCCGTGGAAGAGTTCTTCCACTATGGCGAACGGTGGCGCCACTACCGGCGCATAGTCGAGGCGCTCAAGAGCGAAGGCTGGCAGTTCTTTCAGCTGAGTGGGCCCTACGCCAACCAAACTCATGTACTGGCCTATCCGGCCTTCGCCGCGCGCGTTGAGGAGCTGAGTCGGGAAGAGGTCGAGACGTACATGACGCAGGTATTCAAGGCAATAAAAGATGAGGATGATAAGACACCTTCTGTGAAGTAA
- a CDS encoding DUF86 domain-containing protein yields the protein MTLNPDLIRARCAEIDASLSRLEELRRLPRETFLSSQDTLDVACYRLLIAIEAALALCFHVSAKRLNHVPEEYASCFSSLEKAGLIPTDLSNRLQQMARFRNLLVHVYWKIDYVQVYEIISTRLDDLRAFRTTMVGLI from the coding sequence ATGACTCTCAATCCGGATCTCATTCGGGCTCGTTGTGCCGAAATCGATGCGTCGTTGAGCCGGCTCGAGGAGCTGCGTCGTCTGCCTCGTGAGACATTCCTTTCAAGTCAAGACACGCTCGATGTCGCCTGCTATCGATTGCTGATCGCCATTGAGGCAGCGCTGGCGCTCTGCTTCCATGTATCTGCGAAGCGGCTGAATCATGTGCCGGAAGAGTACGCAAGCTGCTTCAGTTCACTTGAGAAAGCCGGGCTCATTCCCACAGATCTTTCGAACCGCCTGCAGCAGATGGCACGATTCCGAAACTTGTTGGTCCACGTCTACTGGAAGATCGACTATGTGCAAGTCTACGAGATCATTTCGACACGCCTTGATGATCTGCGTGCGTTTCGCACCACCATGGTCGGGTTGATCTAA
- a CDS encoding class I SAM-dependent methyltransferase: MNQLIQSEIEAYAEAHSMPESAVCRALREKTQRTMEYPQMLVGPLEGAFLKMMTQLVGAKRVLEIGMFTGYSALCFAEALPADGTVITCEINEKSASVARPYFAQTAVGGKISIRMGPALDTMRELTGLFDLIFIDADKTNYLNYYRRALDLLAPNGVILIDNVLWSGEVLKLPPPDESTAAIQELNRAVSNDPHVTAVLVTIRDGILVVRRAR; this comes from the coding sequence ATGAATCAGCTCATCCAATCCGAGATCGAAGCCTATGCCGAAGCCCATTCCATGCCGGAGTCTGCCGTCTGCCGGGCCCTGCGCGAAAAAACCCAGCGGACCATGGAGTATCCGCAGATGTTGGTTGGTCCGTTGGAAGGGGCGTTTCTGAAAATGATGACGCAGCTGGTCGGGGCGAAGCGCGTGCTCGAAATTGGAATGTTTACCGGCTACAGCGCGCTTTGCTTTGCCGAAGCCTTGCCGGCTGATGGAACCGTGATCACGTGTGAGATCAATGAGAAGTCGGCCTCGGTTGCTCGACCCTATTTCGCGCAGACTGCGGTTGGCGGCAAGATCAGTATCCGCATGGGCCCTGCGCTCGACACGATGAGAGAGCTGACCGGTCTGTTCGATCTTATTTTTATCGATGCCGACAAGACCAATTATCTCAACTATTACCGGCGTGCGCTCGACCTGCTTGCGCCGAACGGCGTGATCTTGATCGATAACGTGCTTTGGAGCGGCGAGGTGCTGAAGCTGCCGCCACCGGATGAATCGACCGCGGCGATTCAGGAACTCAATCGAGCGGTGTCAAACGATCCGCACGTGACCGCCGTGCTCGTCACGATTCGAGATGGGATTCTGGTGGTGAGAAGGGCAAGGTAG
- a CDS encoding carboxypeptidase M32: MDRSIAKETDLKTRSTLEPLTTKLLDIQRINSAAAVLSWDQETYMPTGGGEARAEQIAVLQGIAHEKLVSSDVQALLSQWVDPATGQAITTQGETWDEPSRSLLREIWRDFSRAKKLPSDFVVKLSRECSLAQQVWVEARAQNKFSMFLPNLRTVLDLKREEAHYLGYHDSPYNALLDVYEPGATIAGLQPVFATLKSRLVPLLKTITASRVQIDDGILHHAYDQARQLEFGRLVLTAMGYDFERGRLDLSAHPFTTSFHPTDVRVTTRVHEQELQSCLFSCIHEGGHGLYDQGLDQQYFGTPLGDSVSLGIHESQSRLWENCVGRSRPFWRFFYPVLQHTFHDQLHGVTMEQFYAAINRVQPSLIRVEADELTYNLHIMLRFEIEQGLIEGKTQPEDLPSIWNRKMEEYLGIVPPTDAEGVLQDVHWSFGAFGYFPTYTLGNLYSVQFFEQAKLEIPHLEDEIAAGQLMGLRRWLEQKIHRWGRMFTPAHLAERVTGSAINPEPFLQYVEKKYGELYQL, from the coding sequence ATGGATCGTAGTATAGCGAAGGAGACCGACTTGAAGACACGCAGCACCTTAGAACCCCTCACGACCAAACTGCTGGATATTCAGCGTATCAATAGCGCTGCCGCGGTCCTCTCATGGGATCAGGAAACCTACATGCCCACCGGCGGAGGCGAAGCACGGGCTGAACAGATTGCGGTGCTCCAAGGCATCGCCCATGAGAAGCTGGTCTCCTCGGATGTGCAGGCCCTCCTCTCTCAGTGGGTGGATCCTGCCACCGGCCAGGCAATCACCACGCAGGGGGAAACATGGGATGAGCCGTCGCGATCACTCCTGCGGGAGATCTGGCGGGATTTCAGCCGCGCCAAAAAGCTCCCCTCGGATTTTGTGGTGAAGTTGAGCCGTGAATGTTCCCTCGCTCAACAAGTGTGGGTCGAGGCACGAGCGCAAAATAAATTTTCGATGTTCCTGCCGAACCTCCGGACCGTGCTCGATCTCAAACGTGAGGAAGCTCACTACCTCGGCTATCACGACTCCCCCTACAACGCGCTCTTGGACGTCTATGAGCCTGGCGCGACGATCGCTGGACTCCAGCCGGTGTTTGCGACACTCAAGTCCCGTCTGGTGCCGTTGCTGAAAACAATCACAGCGAGCCGGGTTCAGATCGACGACGGCATTTTGCATCACGCCTATGACCAGGCGCGGCAGCTGGAATTCGGTCGTCTGGTACTAACGGCCATGGGGTATGACTTTGAGCGCGGTCGGCTCGATCTCTCCGCTCACCCGTTCACCACTTCGTTCCACCCGACGGATGTGCGCGTGACGACGCGCGTTCATGAACAGGAGCTCCAATCCTGCCTTTTCAGTTGCATCCATGAGGGAGGGCACGGATTGTACGACCAGGGGCTCGATCAACAATATTTCGGCACACCACTGGGCGATTCTGTATCACTGGGCATCCATGAAAGCCAGTCACGCCTCTGGGAAAATTGCGTGGGCCGATCGCGTCCCTTTTGGCGTTTCTTCTATCCGGTCTTGCAGCACACCTTCCACGACCAGCTCCATGGCGTCACGATGGAGCAGTTCTATGCCGCGATCAATCGCGTTCAACCCTCGTTGATTCGCGTGGAAGCGGACGAGCTGACGTACAATCTCCACATCATGCTGCGGTTCGAAATCGAGCAAGGCTTGATCGAAGGCAAGACCCAGCCTGAGGATCTCCCCTCAATTTGGAATCGGAAGATGGAGGAATATCTGGGCATCGTCCCCCCAACGGACGCAGAAGGCGTGCTGCAGGATGTGCATTGGTCGTTCGGCGCCTTTGGGTATTTCCCTACCTATACACTCGGCAATCTGTACTCGGTCCAATTTTTCGAGCAAGCCAAGCTGGAGATTCCGCACTTGGAGGATGAGATCGCGGCCGGTCAACTGATGGGCTTGCGCCGATGGCTTGAGCAAAAAATCCATCGCTGGGGCCGCATGTTTACACCGGCCCATCTCGCAGAGCGTGTGACAGGCTCCGCCATCAACCCCGAGCCTTTCCTACAGTATGTCGAAAAGAAGTACGGTGAACTCTACCAGCTCTGA
- a CDS encoding transcriptional repressor, protein MSKHAKEMEILKEHLGKHQLKFTRQRELILDAFLKQEHITAEELYHQLARKDPHLGLATIYRTLNLFCEAGLAQARHFGTQTQYDNVSHKGHHDHLICTGCGKIVEFENCDIERLQEEVATRNGFTIQTHRLELYGLCSRCRH, encoded by the coding sequence ATGTCGAAACATGCCAAAGAAATGGAAATCCTCAAGGAGCACCTGGGGAAGCACCAGCTGAAGTTTACTCGCCAACGTGAATTGATCCTTGACGCATTTCTCAAGCAAGAACATATTACGGCTGAGGAGTTGTACCACCAGCTGGCGCGGAAAGATCCCCATTTGGGGCTGGCGACTATTTACCGCACACTCAACCTCTTCTGTGAAGCAGGTCTCGCCCAGGCCCGGCACTTTGGGACTCAGACGCAGTACGATAACGTCTCACACAAAGGCCACCACGATCATCTCATCTGCACCGGGTGTGGGAAAATCGTGGAATTCGAAAACTGTGATATCGAGCGTCTACAAGAGGAAGTCGCGACACGAAACGGCTTTACGATCCAAACCCACCGCCTTGAACTCTACGGACTCTGCTCTCGCTGCCGCCATTGA